One Synechococcus sp. CC9605 genomic window carries:
- the psaC gene encoding photosystem I iron-sulfur center protein PsaC, with protein MSHAVKIYDTCIGCTQCVRACPLDVLEMVPWDGCKAGQIASSPRTEDCVGCKRCETACPTDFLSIRVYLGDETTRSMGLAY; from the coding sequence ATGTCCCACGCCGTCAAGATCTACGACACCTGCATCGGCTGCACTCAGTGTGTGCGTGCCTGCCCTCTCGACGTGCTTGAGATGGTTCCCTGGGACGGCTGCAAGGCCGGCCAGATTGCTTCTTCTCCTCGCACAGAAGATTGCGTTGGTTGCAAGCGCTGCGAAACCGCCTGCCCCACCGACTTCCTCAGCATCCGCGTATATCTCGGAGACGAGACAACGCGCTCCATGGGTCTGGCCTACTGA
- a CDS encoding amidohydrolase produces MTQAASLSDRLSREMPELLELRRHLHAHPELSGEEHQTAALVAGELRQLGWRVREGVGRTGLVAELGPGHGPTVGLRVDMDALPVEERTGLSYASTRQGLMHACGHDLHTCTGLGVARLLAQEPHLGARVRLLFQPAEELAQGAVWMRDAGAVEGLDALYGVHVVPNLPVGTVGIRRGCLTAAAGELEILVQGEGGHGARPHQSVDAVWLAARVITELQQTIARRLDALQPVVISFGKVEGGRAFNVIADQVRLLGTVRCLDLQQHAQLPAWIDETVQGICASGGGTALVNYRCIAPPVHNDPQLTTLLERCAVECLGRDKVLPVEQPSLGAEDFAELLRDVPGMMVRLGVAGPEGCAPLHNGAFALEEDALGVGIAVLTATVLAWITENTSA; encoded by the coding sequence ATGACCCAAGCGGCGTCCCTGTCCGATCGACTCAGCCGTGAGATGCCTGAGCTTCTGGAGCTGCGCCGGCATCTGCATGCCCACCCTGAACTCAGCGGTGAGGAACACCAGACCGCCGCCCTGGTCGCCGGTGAACTGCGTCAGCTGGGCTGGCGGGTCCGAGAGGGGGTTGGCCGCACGGGCCTGGTGGCCGAATTGGGGCCTGGCCACGGCCCCACAGTGGGCTTGCGGGTGGACATGGATGCCCTGCCCGTAGAGGAGCGCACCGGTCTGAGCTATGCCTCCACCCGCCAGGGTCTGATGCATGCCTGTGGCCACGATCTGCACACCTGCACGGGCCTTGGTGTCGCACGCTTGCTGGCGCAGGAGCCCCACTTAGGGGCTCGAGTGCGGCTGCTGTTTCAACCCGCCGAAGAGTTGGCACAGGGGGCGGTGTGGATGAGGGATGCGGGGGCGGTGGAGGGTCTCGATGCGTTGTACGGCGTGCATGTGGTGCCGAATCTGCCGGTGGGCACGGTGGGGATCCGGCGGGGCTGTCTCACGGCGGCGGCCGGAGAGCTGGAGATCCTGGTGCAGGGAGAAGGTGGCCATGGTGCCCGTCCCCATCAGTCGGTGGATGCGGTTTGGCTGGCGGCTCGGGTGATCACAGAGCTTCAACAGACCATCGCCCGTCGCTTGGACGCCTTACAGCCGGTTGTGATCAGTTTCGGCAAGGTGGAGGGCGGTCGCGCCTTCAACGTGATCGCCGATCAGGTGCGTTTGCTAGGCACGGTGCGCTGTCTGGATCTGCAGCAGCACGCTCAGTTGCCGGCTTGGATTGATGAGACGGTGCAGGGAATCTGTGCCAGTGGAGGGGGTACGGCTTTGGTGAATTACCGCTGCATTGCACCACCGGTGCACAACGATCCGCAGCTCACGACCTTGCTCGAACGCTGTGCGGTGGAGTGCCTGGGGCGCGACAAGGTGCTGCCGGTGGAGCAGCCCTCCCTGGGGGCGGAAGACTTTGCTGAGCTGCTTCGGGATGTGCCGGGAATGATGGTGCGGCTGGGTGTGGCCGGGCCCGAGGGGTGTGCGCCGCTGCACAACGGAGCGTTCGCACTGGAGGAAGACGCCCTCGGTGTTGGCATTGCGGTTCTCACGGCCACCGTGCTGGCGTGGATCACGGAGAACACCTCGGCATGA
- the tkt gene encoding transketolase: MVAAPASLDTLCINSIRMLAVDAINKSNSGHPGLPMGCAPMGYALWDKFLNHNPKNPKWFNRDRFVLSAGHGCMLLYALLHLTGYDSVSIEDIKQFRQWGSKTPGHPETFETPGVEVTTGPLGAGISNAVGLAIAESHLAAKFNKADATVVDHYTYVIMGDGCNQEGVSSEAASLAGHLKLGKLIALYDDNSITIDGRTDVSFTEDVLKRYEAYGWHVQHVAEGNTDVDAIANAIEAAKAVTDKPSIIKVTTTIGYGSPNKADTAGVHGAALGEEEAALTRQQLGWDYAPFEIPQDAYDQFRQAIDRGASLEAEWNQTLATYRTKYPTEAAEFERMLRGELPEGWDKELPTYTPEDGGLATRKHSQICLGALGPNLPELIGGSADLTHSNYTDIKGETGSYQASSPEKRYLHFGVREHAMAAILNGIAYHNSGLIPYGGTFLVFADYMRGSMRLSALSELGVIYVLTHDSIGVGEDGPTHQPIETIPSLRAMPNMLVFRPGDGNETSGAYKVAIQNRKRPSSLCLSRQGMANQANSSIDKVALGGYVLEDCAGTPDLILIGTGTELDLCVQAAKQLTAEGKKVRVVSMPCVELFDEQTDAYKEEVLPNAARKRMVVEAAESFGWHRFIGLDGDSVTMNRFGASAPGGTCLKEFGFTVENVVAKAKALLG, encoded by the coding sequence ATGGTCGCTGCGCCCGCGTCACTCGACACGCTCTGCATCAACAGCATTCGGATGCTGGCTGTCGACGCCATCAACAAGTCCAACAGCGGTCACCCCGGCCTGCCGATGGGCTGCGCACCCATGGGTTATGCGCTCTGGGACAAGTTCCTCAATCACAACCCGAAGAACCCCAAGTGGTTCAACCGCGACCGCTTCGTTCTGTCCGCCGGTCACGGCTGCATGCTGCTCTACGCACTGCTGCACCTCACCGGTTACGACTCAGTGTCCATTGAGGACATCAAGCAGTTCCGCCAGTGGGGCTCCAAGACTCCGGGCCACCCCGAAACCTTCGAAACTCCCGGCGTTGAAGTAACTACGGGCCCCCTGGGTGCCGGCATCTCCAACGCTGTGGGCCTGGCCATCGCTGAATCCCACCTGGCGGCCAAGTTCAACAAGGCCGACGCCACCGTGGTGGATCACTACACCTACGTGATCATGGGCGACGGCTGCAATCAGGAGGGTGTGTCCTCCGAAGCTGCCTCCCTGGCCGGTCACCTGAAGCTGGGCAAGCTGATCGCCCTGTACGACGACAACAGCATCACCATCGACGGCCGCACCGACGTGTCCTTCACCGAGGACGTGCTGAAGCGCTACGAGGCCTACGGCTGGCACGTTCAGCACGTGGCCGAAGGCAACACCGATGTGGATGCCATCGCCAATGCGATCGAAGCGGCCAAGGCCGTGACCGACAAGCCATCGATCATCAAGGTGACCACCACCATCGGCTACGGCTCCCCCAACAAGGCCGATACCGCCGGTGTCCACGGTGCTGCCCTGGGTGAAGAGGAAGCCGCTCTGACCCGTCAGCAACTGGGTTGGGACTACGCCCCCTTCGAAATTCCCCAGGACGCCTACGACCAGTTCCGCCAGGCCATCGACCGCGGCGCCAGCCTCGAGGCCGAGTGGAACCAGACCCTGGCCACTTACCGCACCAAGTACCCCACCGAAGCCGCCGAGTTCGAGCGGATGCTGCGCGGTGAGCTGCCCGAGGGTTGGGACAAGGAACTGCCCACCTACACCCCCGAAGACGGTGGCCTGGCCACCCGCAAGCACTCCCAGATCTGCCTTGGTGCTCTGGGCCCCAACCTGCCCGAACTGATCGGCGGCTCCGCTGACCTCACCCACTCCAACTACACGGACATCAAGGGTGAAACCGGCTCTTATCAAGCCAGCAGCCCCGAGAAGCGCTACCTGCACTTCGGTGTGCGCGAGCACGCCATGGCCGCCATCCTCAACGGCATCGCTTACCACAACAGCGGCTTGATCCCCTACGGCGGCACCTTCCTGGTCTTCGCCGACTACATGCGCGGTTCCATGCGCCTTTCAGCCCTGAGTGAGCTGGGTGTGATTTATGTGTTGACCCACGACTCCATCGGTGTTGGCGAAGACGGCCCAACCCACCAGCCAATCGAAACCATCCCCTCCCTGCGGGCGATGCCGAACATGCTGGTGTTCCGCCCTGGCGACGGCAATGAGACCAGCGGTGCCTACAAGGTGGCCATCCAGAACCGCAAGCGCCCCAGCTCCCTCTGCCTCAGCCGCCAAGGCATGGCCAACCAGGCCAACTCCTCGATCGACAAGGTGGCCCTCGGCGGTTACGTGCTTGAAGATTGCGCCGGCACCCCTGATCTGATCCTGATCGGCACCGGCACCGAGCTTGATCTCTGCGTCCAGGCCGCCAAGCAGCTCACCGCCGAAGGCAAGAAGGTGCGCGTAGTGTCGATGCCCTGCGTCGAGCTGTTCGACGAGCAGACCGACGCCTACAAGGAAGAGGTGCTCCCCAACGCCGCGCGCAAGCGCATGGTGGTGGAAGCCGCTGAATCCTTCGGCTGGCACCGTTTCATCGGCCTCGATGGCGACAGCGTGACCATGAACCGCTTCGGCGCTTCCGCCCCCGGCGGCACCTGCCTCAAGGAATTCGGTTTCACAGTGGAGAACGTGGTGGCCAAAGCCAAGGCTCTGCTCGGCTGA
- a CDS encoding DUF3188 domain-containing protein: MNQRRAVIWVSLGAPLLILLALLATNQRQGKDRVQVLPAILVGSGLIISSALGRQRRRARLLADLQRARTPGSNP; encoded by the coding sequence ATGAACCAACGTCGTGCGGTGATTTGGGTTTCCCTCGGGGCTCCATTACTGATCCTGCTCGCGTTGCTGGCCACAAACCAGCGCCAGGGCAAGGACCGGGTGCAGGTGTTGCCCGCCATCTTGGTGGGTTCGGGTCTGATCATCAGCAGCGCTCTCGGTCGGCAGCGTCGCCGCGCCAGGCTGTTAGCTGATCTTCAACGGGCGCGCACCCCCGGCAGCAACCCATGA
- the fabF gene encoding beta-ketoacyl-ACP synthase II, translating to MVDGLHRVVITGLGAVTPIGNTVQDYWNGLTSGSNGVDAITLFDASAHACRFAAEVKDFDPSGFIEPKEAKRWDRFCKFGVVAAKQAVAHAGLEINEANADRIGTIIGSGVGGLLTMETQAHVLEGKGPGRVSPFTVPMMIPNMATGLAAIALGTKGPSSAVATACAAGSNAVGDAFRLLQLGKADAMVCGGAESAITPLGVAGFASAKALSFRNDDPATASRPFDKERDGFVIGEGAGVLVLEKLEHAQARGATILGEVVGYGMTCDAHHITSPTPGGVGGAEAMRLALADGGIDPYEIDYVNAHGTSTPANDKNETSAIKAALGERALQIPVSSTKSMTGHLLGGSGGIEAVACVLALQHGVVPPTINHTTPDPDCDLDVVPNEARDQTLGTVLSNSFGFGGHNVCLAFKRAS from the coding sequence ATGGTGGATGGTCTCCATCGCGTCGTAATCACCGGCCTCGGCGCGGTCACACCGATCGGCAACACGGTTCAGGACTACTGGAACGGCCTCACCTCCGGCAGCAACGGAGTGGACGCCATCACCCTGTTCGATGCATCCGCACACGCCTGCCGCTTCGCGGCGGAGGTGAAGGATTTCGATCCGTCCGGCTTCATCGAACCGAAGGAAGCCAAGCGCTGGGATCGATTCTGCAAGTTCGGCGTGGTGGCAGCCAAACAGGCTGTGGCCCATGCCGGCCTTGAGATCAACGAAGCAAATGCGGATCGGATTGGCACGATCATCGGCTCCGGCGTCGGCGGTCTGCTGACGATGGAGACGCAGGCCCATGTGTTGGAGGGCAAAGGCCCTGGACGGGTGAGCCCGTTCACGGTGCCGATGATGATCCCCAACATGGCCACAGGCCTTGCCGCCATTGCTCTGGGCACCAAGGGTCCCAGTTCCGCGGTGGCCACCGCCTGTGCTGCCGGCTCCAATGCCGTTGGCGATGCCTTCCGGCTGCTGCAGCTGGGCAAGGCCGACGCCATGGTGTGCGGTGGCGCCGAATCAGCGATCACTCCCCTGGGAGTAGCCGGCTTCGCCAGCGCAAAAGCCCTATCCTTCCGCAACGACGATCCAGCTACGGCTAGCCGTCCCTTCGATAAAGAGCGCGACGGCTTCGTGATCGGGGAGGGTGCCGGGGTCCTGGTGCTCGAAAAGCTCGAGCATGCCCAGGCCCGTGGCGCCACGATCCTTGGCGAAGTTGTGGGTTACGGCATGACCTGCGACGCGCACCACATCACCTCACCCACGCCCGGCGGCGTCGGTGGTGCTGAGGCCATGCGCCTGGCCCTGGCCGATGGCGGCATTGATCCGTACGAAATCGACTACGTCAACGCCCACGGCACGAGCACCCCGGCGAACGACAAGAACGAAACCTCGGCAATCAAAGCTGCCTTGGGCGAAAGGGCTCTGCAGATTCCCGTGAGCTCCACCAAATCGATGACCGGTCACCTGCTGGGTGGCTCCGGCGGCATCGAAGCCGTGGCCTGCGTGCTGGCTCTGCAACACGGAGTCGTGCCTCCCACGATCAACCACACCACCCCGGATCCCGACTGTGATCTGGATGTCGTGCCCAATGAGGCACGGGATCAGACACTAGGAACCGTCTTGTCCAACTCCTTTGGCTTCGGCGGCCACAACGTCTGCCTGGCTTTCAAACGCGCCAGCTGA
- the acpP gene encoding acyl carrier protein has protein sequence MSQEAILEKVRSIVAEQLSVDSGEVKPESNFQNDLGADSLDTVELVMALEEAFDIEIPDEAAEGITTVGDAVKYIEDKQA, from the coding sequence ATGTCCCAGGAAGCGATTCTCGAAAAGGTGCGCTCAATCGTTGCGGAGCAACTGAGTGTTGACTCCGGCGAAGTGAAGCCCGAATCCAACTTCCAGAATGATCTGGGAGCTGATTCTTTGGACACCGTGGAACTCGTGATGGCCCTGGAAGAGGCCTTTGACATCGAGATCCCCGACGAAGCAGCTGAGGGCATCACCACCGTTGGTGACGCCGTCAAATACATCGAAGACAAGCAGGCCTGA
- a CDS encoding HEAT repeat domain-containing protein, producing MSENDPHRPDLEAVRQAIASGDPVKAMPAITQLRHCSDAEAVPLLVLGTEQKPFLVRSLSCSGLGYKRTEQGWTVLSALITADEDPNVRAEAANALASYGVDRAWPLLRSAFEADAAWLVRCSILSALAEQPGIDLGWLLELATMAIADADAIVRVSGAEILSRIVREGGADPSAVQARGLLQSLQQDSDHRVVAAVLNGLQAS from the coding sequence ATGAGCGAGAACGATCCCCATCGTCCTGATCTCGAGGCGGTGCGCCAGGCCATTGCCAGTGGAGATCCGGTGAAGGCGATGCCGGCGATCACACAGCTCCGCCATTGCTCGGACGCTGAGGCGGTGCCGTTGCTGGTGCTGGGCACGGAGCAGAAGCCTTTCCTAGTGCGTTCCTTGAGCTGCAGTGGATTGGGCTACAAGCGCACCGAACAGGGCTGGACCGTCCTGAGTGCGTTGATCACTGCTGATGAAGACCCCAATGTGCGGGCCGAGGCAGCCAATGCTCTGGCCAGCTACGGGGTGGATCGGGCCTGGCCCTTGCTGCGTTCGGCCTTCGAGGCCGATGCCGCCTGGCTGGTGCGCTGCAGCATTCTTTCTGCCCTGGCGGAACAGCCCGGCATTGATCTGGGTTGGTTGCTGGAGTTGGCCACCATGGCAATCGCTGATGCTGATGCGATCGTGCGGGTGAGTGGAGCTGAGATCCTCAGTCGAATCGTGCGGGAGGGGGGCGCCGATCCCAGCGCTGTGCAGGCCAGAGGCTTGTTGCAATCTCTGCAGCAGGACAGCGATCACCGGGTGGTGGCTGCGGTGCTCAATGGGTTGCAAGCCAGCTGA
- a CDS encoding tetratricopeptide repeat protein: MNRFLVLLMSLVLALPVQALDLQGLYEQALTASRQGDFVEALPLWDSYLEQVPEDAAALSNRGNVRLALGDLSGAIEDQSASIVLAPEESDPHLNRGTAEEALQDWSAAADDYLWILERDPQDASALYNLANVRGSQGDWPEARELYGQAALARPGFAMARSSEALAAWQTGDLDWAEAELRKLIRRYPLFADARAALSGLLWRQGSSGEAESHWAAAAGLDQRYRQADWLQQVRRWPPQPTEDLMAFLALEAS; the protein is encoded by the coding sequence ATGAACCGGTTTCTCGTCCTGTTGATGAGTTTGGTGCTGGCCCTGCCAGTGCAGGCCCTCGATCTGCAGGGGCTTTATGAGCAGGCGCTGACGGCAAGCCGTCAGGGGGATTTTGTGGAGGCGTTGCCCCTCTGGGACAGCTATCTGGAGCAGGTTCCAGAGGATGCAGCAGCGCTGAGCAATCGCGGCAATGTGCGTTTGGCCCTGGGGGATTTGTCTGGGGCGATCGAAGACCAGAGCGCCTCGATTGTGCTGGCACCGGAGGAAAGCGACCCGCATCTGAACCGGGGCACGGCAGAAGAGGCGCTTCAGGACTGGTCCGCAGCAGCGGACGACTATCTCTGGATACTGGAGCGCGATCCGCAGGATGCCTCGGCCCTCTACAACCTGGCCAATGTGCGTGGCTCGCAAGGGGACTGGCCTGAGGCGCGAGAGCTTTATGGCCAGGCTGCTCTCGCCCGCCCCGGCTTCGCCATGGCCCGCTCCAGCGAGGCGCTGGCGGCCTGGCAAACAGGGGATCTCGACTGGGCGGAGGCGGAATTGCGCAAACTGATCCGTCGCTATCCCTTGTTCGCCGATGCTCGGGCGGCCCTCAGTGGCCTGCTCTGGCGCCAAGGATCCAGTGGTGAAGCCGAAAGCCACTGGGCCGCGGCGGCCGGGCTGGATCAGCGTTACCGCCAGGCCGACTGGCTGCAGCAGGTGCGCCGCTGGCCACCGCAACCGACGGAGGATCTGATGGCGTTCCTGGCCCTGGAGGCGTCCTGA
- the thiC gene encoding phosphomethylpyrimidine synthase ThiC: MRASWVESRKGQANVSQMHYARQGVVTEEMAHVAKRENLPESLVMEEVARGRMIIPANINHTNLEPMAIGIASKCKVNANIGASPNASDAAEEVKKLKLAVKYGADTVMDLSTGGVNLDEVRTAIIGASPVPIGTVPVYQALESVHGSIEKLDEDDFLHIIEKHCQQGVDYQTIHAGLLIEHLPKVKGRITGIVSRGGGILAQWMLYHHRQNPLYTRFDDICEIFKRYDCTFSLGDSLRPGCQHDASDAAQLAELHTLGELTRRAWKHDVQVMVEGPGHVPLDQIEFNVKKQMEECSEAPFYVLGPLVTDIAPGYDHITSAIGAAMAGWHGTAMLCYVTPKEHLGLPNADDVREGLIAYKIAAHAADIARHRPGARDRDDELSRARYNFDWNKQFELSLDPERAKEYHDETLPADIYKQAEFCSMCGPKHCPMQTKITDEDLEGLEKVLEANTGAAELTPVKLDKAD, translated from the coding sequence ATGCGCGCTTCCTGGGTTGAGTCCCGCAAGGGTCAGGCCAACGTCTCTCAGATGCACTACGCCCGTCAGGGCGTGGTGACCGAAGAAATGGCTCATGTGGCGAAGCGGGAGAACCTGCCCGAATCGCTGGTGATGGAAGAGGTGGCCCGGGGGCGGATGATCATCCCGGCCAATATCAACCACACCAATCTGGAGCCGATGGCAATCGGCATCGCCAGCAAGTGCAAGGTGAACGCCAACATCGGCGCCTCTCCAAATGCGTCCGATGCCGCTGAGGAGGTGAAAAAGCTCAAGCTGGCGGTGAAGTACGGCGCTGACACCGTGATGGATCTTTCCACTGGCGGCGTCAACCTCGATGAGGTGCGCACCGCAATCATCGGTGCATCTCCCGTGCCGATCGGCACCGTGCCTGTTTATCAGGCTCTTGAGAGCGTCCACGGATCGATCGAGAAGCTCGATGAGGACGACTTCCTCCACATCATTGAGAAGCACTGTCAGCAGGGCGTCGACTACCAGACCATCCACGCTGGCCTGCTGATTGAGCACCTTCCCAAGGTGAAGGGCCGCATCACCGGCATCGTCAGCCGCGGCGGCGGGATCCTGGCTCAATGGATGCTGTATCACCACCGTCAAAACCCGCTCTACACGCGGTTTGACGACATCTGCGAGATCTTCAAGCGCTACGACTGCACCTTCTCCCTCGGTGACTCGCTGCGCCCCGGTTGCCAGCACGATGCGTCGGATGCTGCTCAACTGGCTGAATTGCACACCCTCGGTGAACTGACCCGTCGCGCCTGGAAGCACGACGTGCAGGTGATGGTGGAGGGTCCCGGCCACGTTCCCCTCGATCAGATCGAGTTCAACGTGAAGAAGCAGATGGAGGAGTGCAGCGAAGCACCCTTCTATGTGCTCGGCCCCCTGGTCACTGACATTGCTCCCGGCTACGACCACATCACTTCGGCCATCGGCGCGGCGATGGCCGGTTGGCATGGCACGGCGATGCTCTGTTATGTGACGCCGAAGGAGCACCTCGGTCTGCCCAACGCTGATGATGTGCGCGAAGGCCTGATCGCTTACAAGATCGCTGCCCATGCGGCAGATATTGCCCGCCATCGCCCCGGCGCCCGGGACCGTGACGACGAGCTCAGCCGCGCCCGCTACAACTTCGATTGGAACAAGCAGTTTGAGCTGTCCTTGGATCCTGAGCGGGCCAAGGAGTATCACGACGAAACCCTGCCGGCTGACATCTACAAGCAGGCTGAGTTCTGCTCCATGTGCGGACCGAAGCACTGCCCGATGCAGACCAAGATCACTGATGAAGATCTTGAGGGTCTGGAGAAGGTGCTCGAAGCCAACACCGGCGCTGCAGAGCTGACGCCGGTCAAACTCGACAAAGCCGATTGA